A region from the candidate division WOR-1 bacterium RIFOXYB2_FULL_36_35 genome encodes:
- a CDS encoding amidophosphoribosyltransferase yields MTCFNCSSKCDKPEEACGVFGIYSYDGDHLAKTTYYGLFSLQHRGQESAGIAVSNGKEINYQVGMGLVNVVFKEWSLKDLTGNISIGHVRYSTTGGSSLSNAQPFVLDTKFGPVAVAHNGNLINTDELKQGLQDKGFKFSGTSDTEVIAGLIATSEKDKFEEALFSVLDQIQGAFSLLIMTTDKLFAIKDPHGVRPLCVGELDEAYVVASETCALDIVGAKFLREISNGEIVIIDKEGMQSKTYSRKKKSALCVFEFIYFARPDSVINGRSVYEARVSMGKYLAKEHNSPYMDFISGVPDSGIPAAIGFASESRIPFGDSLIKNRYVGRTFIQPSQEIRDMGVKIKLNPLRETVRNSKLVVLDDSIVRGTTSRQIVKILKDAGAREVHFRVSSPPITHSCFYGIDTPSRAELIAANLSVEGIRKYLDVESLGYLSLESLVRSINLPRNSLCLACLSGSYPIEIPEKLETLKLFFK; encoded by the coding sequence ATGACTTGTTTTAATTGTTCCTCAAAATGTGATAAACCTGAAGAAGCCTGCGGTGTGTTCGGCATATATTCTTATGATGGTGATCATTTGGCAAAAACAACATATTATGGCCTTTTTTCGCTTCAACATAGAGGACAGGAGTCTGCCGGAATTGCTGTATCTAATGGGAAAGAGATTAATTATCAGGTTGGGATGGGGCTTGTTAATGTTGTGTTCAAAGAATGGAGTTTAAAAGATCTAACAGGCAACATATCTATCGGGCATGTCAGATATTCAACAACCGGAGGAAGCAGCCTCTCTAATGCGCAGCCTTTTGTTTTGGATACAAAATTTGGGCCTGTTGCTGTTGCTCATAACGGTAATTTAATTAATACCGATGAACTTAAACAGGGTTTGCAGGATAAAGGATTTAAGTTTTCCGGAACTTCCGATACTGAAGTAATTGCAGGACTTATTGCTACTTCGGAGAAAGATAAATTTGAAGAAGCCCTTTTTTCTGTTCTTGATCAGATTCAAGGGGCTTTTTCTCTTCTTATTATGACAACTGACAAACTTTTTGCGATAAAAGATCCTCATGGTGTCAGGCCTTTGTGTGTTGGCGAGTTGGATGAAGCTTATGTTGTGGCATCTGAGACATGCGCATTGGATATTGTCGGCGCGAAATTTCTAAGAGAGATATCAAATGGAGAGATTGTTATTATAGATAAAGAAGGGATGCAGTCAAAAACTTATTCCAGAAAAAAGAAGTCTGCTTTATGTGTTTTTGAATTTATTTATTTTGCCAGACCTGATTCTGTAATTAATGGGCGCAGCGTTTATGAAGCCCGAGTCAGCATGGGGAAATATTTAGCGAAAGAACATAATTCTCCTTATATGGATTTTATAAGCGGGGTTCCAGATTCGGGAATACCCGCGGCGATCGGTTTTGCGTCTGAAAGCAGAATCCCTTTTGGTGACTCGTTGATTAAAAACAGGTACGTAGGGAGGACTTTTATACAGCCCAGCCAGGAGATCCGTGATATGGGAGTAAAAATCAAATTAAATCCTTTAAGAGAGACAGTTAGAAACAGCAAGTTGGTTGTTTTAGATGATTCAATAGTAAGGGGGACAACCTCCAGGCAGATTGTGAAGATTTTAAAAGACGCGGGAGCAAGAGAAGTTCATTTTAGAGTATCTTCACCTCCTATAACACATTCTTGTTTTTATGGTATTGATACTCCTTCCAGGGCTGAATTAATAGCTGCTAACTTGTCTGTTGAAGGCATTAGGAAATACCTTGATGTAGAATCTTTGGGTTATTTAAGCTTAGAAAGTTTGGTTAGGTCAATCAATTTGCCGAGAAATTCTTTGTGTTTGGCTTGTTTAAGCGGCAGTTATCCTATAGAAATTCCGGAAAAACTGGAAACACTGAAATTATTTTTTAAATGA
- a CDS encoding proline--tRNA ligase (catalyzes the formation of prolyl-tRNA(Pro) from proline and tRNA(Pro)) has translation MKMSRLFAPTLREEPGEAEVISHKLMLRAGMMRKLAAGVYSLLPLGQRVIQKVSNIIRKELNYAGAQEVFLPVLLPSELWKETGRWDLYGKELFRIKDRHDREFCLGPTHEEIITDIARNNIRSYKQLPINLYQIQTKFRDEIRPRFGVMRSREFMMKDAYSFHADQECLNKEYKNMYETYCRIFDRIGFKYKVVDADSGIMGGGFSQEYMVLADTGEEEIFYCEECSYAVSSEAKKSDDCPKCKGKSLNKTRGIEVGHIFQLGTKYSEGMKATYLDENNNEQPFIMGCYGIGVGRTAAAAIEQSHDKDGIIWPMAIAPYKIIIVPVNAEDPEQFVAAEKIYNELTDQVGDDIAFDDRAGRLGMKLKDADLIGFPVKIIIGKGLKEGKFELKIRATGEVKLVDKDNIFPVLKELI, from the coding sequence ATGAAGATGTCGAGGCTCTTTGCGCCAACCTTGCGAGAAGAACCAGGTGAAGCTGAGGTAATATCCCATAAATTAATGCTTCGGGCGGGTATGATGAGGAAGCTGGCTGCAGGAGTTTATTCACTTTTACCCCTTGGACAACGTGTTATTCAAAAAGTCTCCAATATTATTCGTAAAGAATTAAATTATGCTGGAGCTCAAGAAGTTTTTCTGCCAGTCCTCCTTCCTTCTGAATTATGGAAAGAGACAGGCCGATGGGACCTTTACGGCAAGGAACTCTTTCGCATAAAAGATCGCCATGATAGAGAATTTTGTTTAGGCCCTACGCACGAAGAGATAATTACGGATATTGCGCGCAATAATATACGTTCATATAAACAGCTGCCAATTAATTTATATCAGATACAAACGAAATTCCGCGATGAAATACGCCCGCGATTTGGAGTTATGCGTTCTCGCGAATTTATGATGAAAGATGCGTACTCTTTCCATGCGGACCAAGAATGTTTGAATAAAGAGTATAAAAACATGTATGAGACTTATTGCCGTATTTTTGACCGTATCGGTTTTAAATATAAAGTGGTTGACGCGGATTCCGGTATTATGGGCGGAGGGTTTTCTCAAGAATACATGGTTTTGGCAGATACCGGCGAAGAAGAAATTTTCTACTGTGAAGAATGTTCTTATGCTGTTTCTTCAGAAGCCAAAAAATCTGATGACTGTCCAAAATGTAAGGGTAAAAGCTTAAATAAGACACGAGGGATTGAAGTGGGCCATATTTTTCAGCTTGGGACAAAATATTCCGAAGGGATGAAGGCTACTTATCTTGATGAAAACAATAATGAGCAACCTTTTATTATGGGGTGTTATGGCATAGGGGTTGGAAGGACTGCGGCAGCCGCAATAGAACAGAGCCATGACAAGGATGGAATAATTTGGCCGATGGCGATCGCGCCTTATAAAATTATTATAGTTCCGGTAAATGCTGAAGACCCTGAGCAATTTGTTGCTGCAGAAAAAATTTATAATGAATTGACCGATCAAGTAGGAGATGATATCGCGTTTGATGATCGCGCGGGTCGTCTTGGGATGAAATTAAAAGATGCCGATTTAATCGGTTTTCCTGTCAAAATAATAATAGGAAAGGGATTAAAAGAAGGTAAGTTTGAACTCAAAATAAGGGCGACAGGTGAAGTTAAATTAGTTGACAAGGATAATATATTTCCGGTTTTGAAAGAATTGATTTAG
- a CDS encoding phosphoribosylformylglycinamidine cyclo-ligase → MKGLTYKSSGVDIEAGYEVVKRVKKLARSTFNPAVASGIGFFGGCYSIDEKNMLVSATDGVGTKLKIAFKMNKHDTVGIDLVAMNVNDVICCGAKPLFFLDYIGVHKLDPDIAEQILKGIVKGCKEAGCALIGGETAELPGLYNDGEYDLAGFVVGMVQKKDVINGSKIKPGDKILGLASSGIHSNGYSLVRRVFFCCADLDINEEMKGLDKTLGEELLTPTRIYTKTILNLIKQVKVKGVAHITGGGLPENVARLLPKGTKAHIERFSWKHPSIFGLVQMYGRVGNDEMYKTFNMGIGMVIVVEKKDVDKTLKALKKSGEEAFLIGEIQKGSGEVEIK, encoded by the coding sequence GTGAAAGGCTTAACTTATAAATCATCGGGAGTGGATATAGAGGCGGGGTATGAGGTGGTGAAAAGGGTTAAGAAACTGGCACGCTCTACTTTTAATCCCGCAGTTGCCTCTGGAATCGGTTTTTTTGGCGGTTGCTATTCGATCGATGAAAAAAACATGTTGGTTTCTGCGACCGATGGGGTTGGAACCAAACTTAAAATCGCCTTTAAAATGAATAAGCATGATACTGTAGGAATTGATCTTGTTGCAATGAATGTGAATGATGTTATTTGTTGTGGCGCTAAACCGCTATTTTTTCTTGATTATATTGGAGTTCACAAGTTAGACCCTGATATTGCTGAACAAATTTTAAAGGGGATTGTTAAGGGATGTAAGGAGGCTGGTTGTGCATTGATTGGCGGGGAGACCGCTGAGCTTCCCGGTTTGTACAATGATGGGGAGTATGATTTGGCCGGTTTTGTTGTCGGTATGGTTCAAAAGAAAGATGTGATTAATGGTTCTAAAATTAAGCCTGGAGATAAGATTTTAGGACTTGCTTCTTCCGGCATTCACAGTAATGGGTATTCTTTGGTGCGAAGGGTATTTTTCTGTTGCGCTGATCTTGATATTAATGAAGAGATGAAAGGGCTTGATAAGACTTTAGGTGAAGAGCTGTTGACTCCTACTAGAATTTACACTAAAACCATTTTAAACTTAATAAAACAGGTGAAAGTTAAGGGAGTTGCTCATATAACAGGGGGCGGACTTCCTGAAAATGTTGCCCGCCTTTTACCGAAAGGGACAAAAGCTCATATAGAACGTTTCTCATGGAAACATCCATCTATCTTCGGTTTAGTTCAAATGTACGGACGAGTTGGAAATGACGAGATGTATAAAACATTTAATATGGGAATTGGAATGGTTATTGTTGTTGAGAAGAAAGATGTGGATAAGACTTTAAAAGCTCTAAAAAAATCAGGGGAGGAAGCTTTTTTGATAGGTGAAATTCAGAAGGGGAGCGGGGAAGTAGAGATTAAGTAG